In Actinomadura citrea, a single window of DNA contains:
- a CDS encoding amino acid permease produces MNVLRTKSVEQSISDTEEPEHRLRRDLSAFDLTVFGVGVIIGTGIFVLTGQVAKDKAGPAVALSFILAAVVCGLAALCYAEFASTVPVAGSAYTFSYATIGEFPAWIIGWDLILEMALGAAVVSVGWSGYFASLLDDAGVTIPTALAAPPGEGGTVNIPAICLVLAVTALLVLGVKISSRVNAVVVSVKVAIVLLVIFAGLFFVKGGNYHPYIPPSKSTPDVEGLKAPLIQVLFGSAPVSYGWLGIFSAVAIVFFAYIGFDIVATAAEEARRPQRDLPVGLIGSLVITAVLYAAVSTVVVGMQKYTELSVAAPLADAFKAVGKPAFATIISIGAVVGLTTVVLILLLGQSRIFFAMGRDGLVPPWLSAVHPRFGTPYRATIMMGVVVAVLAGFIPLAELAELVNIGTLFAFLVVSIAVVILRRTRPDLPRSFRTPWVPVIPILSVLACLFVMINLPVETWLRFLAWMVVGGVVYAGYGYRHSKVGRRAEHISSKS; encoded by the coding sequence TTGAACGTGCTGCGCACGAAGTCGGTCGAGCAGTCGATCAGTGACACAGAGGAGCCCGAGCACCGGCTCCGCCGTGACCTGTCGGCGTTCGACCTGACGGTCTTCGGGGTCGGCGTGATCATCGGGACCGGCATCTTCGTGCTCACCGGCCAGGTCGCCAAGGACAAGGCCGGCCCCGCGGTCGCCCTGTCGTTCATCCTCGCCGCCGTCGTGTGCGGCCTCGCCGCGCTCTGCTACGCCGAGTTCGCCTCGACCGTCCCGGTCGCCGGATCGGCCTACACCTTCTCCTACGCCACGATCGGGGAGTTCCCCGCCTGGATCATCGGCTGGGACCTCATCCTGGAGATGGCCCTCGGCGCGGCCGTGGTGTCGGTCGGCTGGTCGGGATACTTCGCCTCGCTGCTCGACGACGCCGGGGTCACGATCCCGACGGCGCTCGCCGCCCCGCCGGGCGAGGGCGGGACGGTGAACATCCCCGCCATCTGCCTCGTGCTGGCGGTGACCGCGCTGCTCGTCCTCGGCGTCAAGATCTCCTCGCGGGTGAACGCGGTGGTCGTCTCGGTCAAGGTGGCCATCGTGCTGCTGGTGATCTTCGCCGGGCTGTTCTTCGTCAAGGGCGGCAACTACCACCCGTACATCCCGCCGTCCAAGTCGACGCCGGACGTGGAGGGCCTCAAGGCGCCGCTGATCCAGGTCCTGTTCGGCAGCGCACCGGTCAGCTACGGCTGGCTCGGCATCTTCTCGGCCGTCGCCATCGTGTTCTTCGCCTACATCGGCTTCGACATCGTCGCGACCGCGGCCGAGGAGGCGCGGCGCCCGCAGCGCGACCTGCCGGTCGGGCTCATCGGCTCCCTCGTCATCACCGCGGTCCTGTACGCGGCCGTGTCGACCGTCGTGGTGGGCATGCAGAAGTACACGGAGCTGAGCGTCGCCGCACCCCTCGCGGACGCGTTCAAGGCCGTCGGCAAACCCGCCTTCGCAACGATCATCAGCATCGGCGCGGTCGTCGGGCTCACCACCGTCGTGCTGATCCTGCTGCTCGGGCAGAGCCGCATCTTCTTCGCGATGGGCCGCGACGGCCTGGTGCCGCCCTGGCTCTCGGCCGTCCACCCGCGCTTCGGCACCCCCTACCGCGCGACGATCATGATGGGCGTGGTCGTCGCGGTGCTCGCCGGCTTCATCCCGCTCGCCGAGCTGGCCGAACTGGTCAACATCGGCACGCTCTTCGCGTTCCTCGTCGTCTCGATCGCCGTGGTGATCCTGCGCCGCACCCGTCCCGACCTGCCGCGCTCGTTCCGCACGCCCTGGGTGCCGGTCATCCCGATCCTGTCCGTGCTGGCCTGCCTGTTCGTGATGATCAACCTGCCGGTGGAGACCTGGCTGCGGTTCCTCGCCTGGATGGTCGTCGGCGGTGTCGTCTACGCCGGCTACGGGTACCGGCACAGCAAGGTGGGTCGGCGCGCGGAGCACATCTCCTCCAAGTCCTGA
- a CDS encoding ABC transporter substrate-binding protein: protein MRVRAPRRRWTAVATVTMTAALAVSACGGSDDKGSNDTSQVEVFSWWTGPGEADGLAAMQADFEKKNSGTKFVNAAIAGGSGTQAQAVLASRLQNRKPPDSFQGHAGAELLDYIKAGQIEPLDSFYGDNNLKSVYPQQLLDQISYKGKIYSVPVNIHRSNVLWYNPGILKDAGISAPPATIADFITALKAVKDKTKKVPLSLGAQWTADHLLENVLLGDLGTDAYNALWKPGADWSSPAVTKALTDYAEIMKYTTLEAASTDWQGAAKAVVDGKAAFNIMGDWAYGYFVGSAPNGLGKKLDTDFKYAPSPGTDGTYMWLSDSFTLPKGAPHRGGALAWLKEVSSKEGQDLFNPKKGSVPARKDADKSLYKGYLQYAFEQWNKPDIKLAGSFWHGVNASKKQHTDIDTAVGLFLQNKDVAKLQQGLVSAAKNSGQ, encoded by the coding sequence ATGCGAGTACGTGCTCCCCGGCGCCGCTGGACGGCGGTCGCGACCGTGACGATGACGGCCGCCCTCGCCGTGTCGGCCTGCGGCGGCAGCGACGACAAGGGCTCCAACGACACATCCCAGGTCGAGGTCTTCTCCTGGTGGACCGGTCCGGGTGAGGCGGACGGGCTCGCCGCGATGCAGGCCGACTTCGAGAAGAAGAACTCCGGTACCAAGTTCGTCAACGCGGCCATCGCCGGCGGGTCCGGCACCCAGGCCCAGGCCGTCCTGGCGAGCCGGCTGCAGAACCGCAAGCCGCCGGACTCCTTCCAGGGCCACGCGGGCGCCGAACTGCTCGACTACATCAAGGCCGGGCAGATCGAGCCGCTGGACTCCTTCTACGGCGACAACAACCTGAAGTCGGTCTACCCCCAGCAGCTCCTCGACCAGATCAGCTACAAGGGCAAGATCTACTCGGTGCCGGTGAACATCCACCGGTCGAACGTGCTCTGGTACAACCCGGGCATCCTCAAGGACGCCGGGATCTCCGCGCCGCCCGCGACGATCGCCGACTTCATCACCGCGCTGAAGGCCGTCAAGGACAAGACGAAGAAGGTCCCGCTGTCGCTCGGCGCGCAGTGGACGGCCGACCACCTGCTGGAGAACGTCCTGCTGGGCGACCTCGGCACCGACGCCTACAACGCGCTGTGGAAGCCGGGCGCCGACTGGAGCAGCCCGGCCGTCACCAAGGCGCTGACCGACTACGCCGAGATCATGAAGTACACGACGCTGGAGGCCGCGTCCACCGACTGGCAGGGCGCCGCGAAGGCCGTGGTGGACGGCAAGGCCGCGTTCAACATCATGGGCGACTGGGCGTACGGGTACTTCGTCGGCAGCGCGCCCAACGGCCTCGGCAAGAAGCTCGACACCGACTTCAAGTACGCGCCCTCCCCCGGCACCGACGGCACCTACATGTGGCTGTCGGACAGCTTCACGCTGCCCAAGGGCGCACCCCACCGCGGCGGGGCCCTCGCATGGCTGAAGGAGGTGTCCAGCAAGGAGGGGCAGGACCTGTTCAACCCGAAGAAGGGGTCCGTCCCCGCCCGCAAGGACGCCGACAAGAGCCTCTACAAGGGCTACCTCCAGTACGCGTTCGAGCAGTGGAACAAGCCCGACATCAAGCTGGCGGGCTCGTTCTGGCACGGCGTCAACGCCAGTAAGAAGCAGCACACCGACATCGACACGGCGGTGGGCCTCTTCCTGCAGAACAAGGACGTCGCGAAGCTGCAGCAGGGGCTGGTGAGCGCGGCCAAGAACAGCGGCCAGTGA
- a CDS encoding carbohydrate ABC transporter permease translates to MTRVEASPAPMWRRLAGGLRGGGGGAAAEPGRSSGVWRAVRLAVLLAFVLLFLIPVYVLVVTSFKPLDEADPSTAWNLPGQWSMSGWSSAWDALRPGLENSVKIAVSGSLISAVLGSLNGYVLSKWRFPGADVVFTLFLFGMFIPYQAVMIPLAGLLTDMELVGTIRGLVLAHVVYGIPICTLIFRNYYVTIPGELIEAARVDGAGMLRTYWSVVLPVSAPAFAVTLIWQFTSMWNDFLFAVFLGAPDSWPVTVMLNNTAGSGAVAVQYNQQMAEALLASLPTLLVYLLLGRFFMRGLMAGALKG, encoded by the coding sequence ATGACGCGCGTGGAGGCATCCCCGGCGCCGATGTGGCGCCGGCTGGCGGGCGGGCTGCGCGGTGGCGGAGGCGGCGCGGCGGCGGAGCCGGGGAGGTCGTCCGGCGTCTGGCGCGCCGTGCGGCTCGCCGTCCTGCTGGCGTTCGTCCTGCTCTTCCTGATCCCCGTGTACGTGCTGGTGGTCACGAGCTTCAAGCCGCTGGACGAGGCGGACCCGAGCACCGCGTGGAACCTGCCGGGCCAGTGGAGCATGTCCGGCTGGAGCTCCGCGTGGGACGCGCTGCGGCCCGGCCTGGAGAACAGCGTCAAGATCGCCGTCTCGGGGTCGCTGATCTCGGCGGTGCTCGGCTCGCTGAACGGCTACGTGCTGTCCAAGTGGCGGTTCCCGGGTGCGGACGTGGTCTTCACGCTGTTCCTGTTCGGCATGTTCATCCCGTACCAGGCGGTGATGATCCCGCTGGCCGGCCTGCTCACCGACATGGAGCTGGTGGGCACGATCCGCGGCCTCGTCCTCGCGCACGTCGTGTACGGCATCCCGATCTGCACGCTGATCTTCCGGAACTACTACGTGACGATCCCGGGCGAGCTGATCGAGGCGGCCCGCGTCGACGGCGCCGGGATGCTCCGCACCTACTGGTCGGTCGTCCTCCCCGTGTCGGCGCCGGCGTTCGCGGTGACGCTGATCTGGCAGTTCACCTCGATGTGGAACGACTTCCTCTTCGCGGTGTTCCTCGGCGCCCCCGACAGCTGGCCGGTCACGGTGATGCTGAACAACACGGCCGGTTCGGGGGCCGTGGCCGTCCAGTACAACCAGCAGATGGCCGAGGCGCTCCTCGCGTCCCTGCCGACCCTCCTGGTCTACCTGCTCCTCGGACGGTTCTTCATGCGCGGCCTCATGGCGGGCGCGCTGAAGGGCTGA
- the dxs gene encoding 1-deoxy-D-xylulose-5-phosphate synthase has protein sequence MSLLESITGPDDLKRLDAAQLSRLAEEIREFLVQAVSRTGGHLGPNLGAVELTIALHRVFDSPHDKILFDTGHQAYVHKMLTGRHDFELLRKRGGLSGYPSRAESEHDIIENSHASTALSYADGFAKAFQLRGEDDRAVVAVVGDGALTGGMCWEALNNIAAGVDRPVIIVVNDNGRSYSPTIGGLASHLADLRVTQGYENALDLIKKTVPRAPVVGNVAYEALHGIKKGLKDVLQPQAMFEDLGMKYVGPIDGHDEDAVERALRRARGFGRPVIVHCITTKGRGYAPAENDTEDCMHGGGAFDPATGKFVTGKGGPAWTKVFGEEMVAIGRERRDVVGITAAMLYPVGLAPFAEAFPDRIFDVGIAEQHAVTSATGLAMGGLHPVVAVYATFLNRAFDQVLMDTALHRQPVTFALDRSGVTGDDGASHNGMWDMSILQLVPGMRIAVPRDGARLRELLRECVAVSDGPTAIRYPKGPAAADIEAVGKAGGMDVLARHDGSNGTRVLMVAAGSMAAPAVEAAELIAAQGIGVTVVDPRWVKPLDPALLDLAGEHTLVAVAEDNGRTGAVGDAVARLLRDAGVDVPLRTFGIPQEFLDHASRSQILTDIGLTPQALARDVTESVARITADADEPAASEERS, from the coding sequence GTGAGCTTGCTGGAGTCGATCACAGGTCCCGACGACCTCAAGCGACTGGACGCCGCTCAGCTGTCTCGGCTCGCGGAGGAGATCCGCGAGTTCCTCGTCCAGGCGGTCTCCAGGACCGGCGGGCACCTGGGGCCCAACCTGGGAGCCGTCGAGCTGACGATCGCGCTGCACCGCGTCTTCGACTCGCCGCACGACAAGATCCTCTTCGACACCGGCCACCAGGCCTACGTGCACAAGATGCTCACCGGTCGGCACGACTTCGAGCTGCTGCGCAAGCGCGGCGGCCTGTCGGGCTACCCGAGCCGCGCCGAGTCCGAGCACGACATCATCGAGAACTCGCACGCCTCGACCGCCCTGTCCTACGCCGACGGGTTCGCCAAGGCGTTCCAGCTGCGCGGCGAGGACGACCGCGCCGTCGTCGCGGTCGTCGGTGACGGCGCGCTGACCGGCGGCATGTGCTGGGAGGCGCTGAACAACATCGCCGCCGGCGTCGACCGCCCCGTCATCATCGTCGTCAACGACAACGGCCGGTCCTACTCGCCGACGATCGGCGGCCTCGCCTCGCACCTGGCCGACCTCCGCGTCACCCAGGGCTACGAGAACGCGCTCGACCTGATCAAGAAGACGGTGCCGCGGGCGCCCGTGGTCGGCAACGTCGCCTACGAGGCGCTGCACGGCATCAAGAAGGGCCTCAAGGACGTCCTGCAGCCGCAGGCCATGTTCGAGGACCTCGGCATGAAGTACGTCGGCCCGATCGACGGCCACGACGAGGACGCCGTCGAGCGGGCGCTGCGCCGCGCCCGCGGGTTCGGCCGCCCGGTGATCGTGCACTGCATCACCACCAAGGGGCGCGGCTACGCCCCCGCCGAGAACGACACCGAGGACTGCATGCACGGCGGCGGCGCGTTCGACCCCGCCACCGGCAAGTTCGTCACCGGCAAGGGCGGACCCGCCTGGACGAAGGTCTTCGGCGAGGAGATGGTGGCGATCGGGCGGGAGCGCCGCGACGTCGTCGGCATCACCGCCGCGATGCTCTACCCGGTCGGGCTCGCGCCGTTCGCCGAGGCGTTCCCCGACCGCATCTTCGACGTGGGCATCGCCGAGCAGCACGCCGTCACCTCCGCCACCGGGCTCGCGATGGGCGGGCTGCACCCGGTCGTGGCCGTGTACGCCACGTTCCTCAACCGCGCCTTCGACCAGGTCCTGATGGACACGGCGCTGCACCGCCAGCCCGTCACCTTCGCCCTGGACCGCTCCGGCGTGACCGGTGACGACGGCGCCAGCCACAACGGCATGTGGGACATGTCGATCCTGCAGCTCGTCCCGGGCATGCGCATCGCCGTCCCGCGCGACGGTGCCCGGCTCCGCGAGCTGCTGCGCGAGTGCGTGGCGGTCTCCGACGGCCCGACCGCGATCCGCTACCCCAAGGGCCCCGCCGCCGCCGACATCGAGGCGGTCGGCAAGGCCGGCGGCATGGACGTGCTGGCCCGCCACGACGGCTCCAACGGCACCCGCGTCCTCATGGTCGCGGCCGGTTCGATGGCGGCGCCCGCGGTCGAGGCGGCGGAGCTGATCGCCGCGCAGGGCATCGGCGTCACCGTCGTCGACCCCCGGTGGGTGAAGCCGCTCGACCCGGCGCTGCTCGACCTCGCCGGCGAGCACACCCTCGTCGCCGTCGCCGAGGACAACGGCCGCACCGGCGCCGTCGGCGACGCCGTGGCCCGGCTGCTGCGCGACGCCGGCGTCGACGTGCCCCTGCGCACCTTCGGCATCCCGCAGGAGTTCCTCGACCACGCGTCCCGGAGCCAGATCCTCACCGACATCGGGCTCACGCCGCAGGCCCTGGCGCGCGACGTGACCGAGTCGGTGGCCCGCATCACGGCCGACGCCGACGAGCCCGCCGCCTCGGAGGAGCGTTCCTAG
- a CDS encoding FAD-dependent oxidoreductase, whose product MAPPARVAVIGSGPAGIYAAEALVKQAGDDVRVDVFDRLPTPYGLVRYGVAPDHTSIKSIARYLQRVLENPAVRFFGCVELGRDVTRGDLLECYDAVVYSTGAMVDRHMRIPGEDLPGSIAATDFVNWYCGHPDAADHEFDLSVEEAAVVGVGNVAVDVVRILAKTAAELRATDVPEQVIEALSRSRVRRIHMIGRRGPAQAKFTTKEARELGELPSASIHVSPRDMELDPASAELAESDRHVRGNIKALSAWTGDPAADRARHIDVRFWRAPVEILGADRVEGLRLERTRLDESGRVTGTGEFETLPVGLVLRSVGYQSVPLEGVPFDERSFVVPNEGGRVVGPDGAFVPREYVAGWIKRGPSGVVGTNKSDAAETVRNLLEDLADAKTAPERTIEELLESRELPVVTYDDWLNLDAAEIALARSLDRGERVKLARWEAMRSACRGPG is encoded by the coding sequence ATGGCACCTCCAGCGCGCGTCGCGGTGATCGGGTCGGGCCCGGCGGGGATCTACGCCGCCGAGGCCCTGGTGAAGCAGGCCGGCGACGACGTGCGGGTGGACGTCTTCGACCGGCTCCCGACGCCGTACGGGCTGGTGCGCTACGGCGTCGCGCCCGACCACACCTCGATCAAGTCGATCGCCCGGTACCTGCAGCGGGTGCTGGAGAACCCGGCGGTCCGGTTCTTCGGGTGCGTCGAGCTCGGCCGCGACGTGACCCGCGGCGACCTGCTGGAGTGCTACGACGCCGTCGTCTACTCGACCGGCGCGATGGTCGACCGGCACATGCGGATCCCCGGCGAGGACCTGCCCGGCAGCATCGCCGCCACCGACTTCGTCAACTGGTACTGCGGGCACCCCGACGCCGCCGACCACGAGTTCGACCTGTCGGTCGAGGAGGCCGCGGTGGTCGGCGTCGGGAACGTCGCCGTCGACGTCGTGCGGATCCTCGCCAAGACGGCCGCCGAGCTGCGCGCCACCGACGTCCCCGAGCAGGTGATCGAGGCGCTGTCGCGCAGCCGGGTCCGGCGCATCCACATGATCGGGCGACGCGGGCCGGCGCAGGCGAAGTTCACCACCAAGGAGGCGCGCGAGCTGGGCGAGCTGCCCAGCGCGAGCATCCACGTCAGCCCCCGGGACATGGAGCTCGACCCGGCGAGCGCCGAGCTGGCCGAGAGCGACCGGCACGTCCGCGGCAACATCAAGGCGCTGAGCGCCTGGACGGGCGATCCCGCCGCCGACCGCGCCCGCCACATCGACGTGCGGTTCTGGCGTGCCCCCGTCGAGATCCTCGGGGCCGACCGGGTCGAGGGCCTCAGGCTGGAGAGGACCCGGCTGGACGAGTCGGGCCGCGTCACCGGAACCGGCGAGTTCGAGACGCTGCCGGTCGGCCTGGTCCTGCGGTCCGTCGGCTACCAGAGCGTCCCGCTGGAGGGCGTCCCGTTCGACGAGCGCTCCTTCGTCGTCCCGAACGAGGGCGGCCGCGTCGTCGGCCCGGACGGCGCCTTCGTGCCCCGCGAGTACGTCGCCGGCTGGATCAAGCGCGGGCCGTCCGGCGTCGTCGGGACCAACAAGTCCGACGCCGCCGAGACCGTCCGCAACCTGCTGGAGGACCTCGCGGACGCCAAGACGGCGCCCGAGCGCACCATCGAGGAGCTGCTGGAGTCGCGCGAGCTGCCCGTCGTCACCTACGACGACTGGCTGAACCTGGACGCCGCCGAGATCGCCCTCGCCCGCAGCCTCGACCGCGGGGAGCGCGTCAAGCTCGCCCGCTGGGAGGCGATGCGGTCCGCCTGCCGGGGTCCCGGGTGA
- the idi gene encoding isopentenyl-diphosphate Delta-isomerase encodes MGVEEIVLLNADDEAVGTAPKSASHHRDTPYHLAFSCYVTDTEGRVLITQRALGKRTFPGVWTGSCCGHPGPGEKLRDAVLRRLRDELDIQDATLTTVLPRFHYRAVAEDGTVEHERCPVVRAVVPPDRAVHPNPEEVERAEWWTWERCLELTGKPESSPWYRLQLAELAPLGSPLDWPDAGRSGLPPALGW; translated from the coding sequence ATGGGCGTCGAAGAGATCGTGCTGCTCAACGCGGACGACGAGGCCGTCGGAACCGCTCCCAAGAGCGCCAGCCACCATAGAGACACGCCGTACCACCTGGCCTTCTCCTGCTATGTCACGGACACGGAGGGTCGTGTTCTGATCACTCAGCGCGCCCTCGGCAAGCGAACCTTCCCCGGCGTCTGGACGGGCAGCTGCTGCGGCCATCCGGGCCCCGGCGAGAAGCTCCGCGACGCCGTGCTCCGGCGATTGCGGGACGAGCTGGACATCCAGGACGCAACACTCACCACCGTCCTGCCCCGGTTCCACTACCGGGCCGTGGCCGAGGACGGGACGGTCGAGCACGAGCGCTGCCCGGTCGTGCGCGCCGTCGTCCCCCCGGACAGGGCCGTCCACCCGAATCCCGAGGAGGTCGAGCGGGCCGAGTGGTGGACGTGGGAGCGCTGCCTGGAGCTGACCGGCAAGCCCGAGTCCTCCCCCTGGTACCGGCTCCAGCTGGCCGAACTGGCACCGCTCGGCTCGCCGCTCGACTGGCCGGACGCGGGGCGTTCCGGCCTGCCGCCCGCCCTCGGCTGGTAG
- a CDS encoding 3-hydroxyacyl-CoA dehydrogenase NAD-binding domain-containing protein — protein MNPDIFKDEVVTHARVRDVTLPYGAGTLALITLDNGFDHTKPNTFGPGGLAELNAALDEVAARDDIAAVGVTGKPFIFAVGADLKGVPLIRRREDAAAIGRLGHDVFRRLGEMGVPSFAYYNGAAMGGGVEIGLHCSYRTVSGGVPAFALPEAFLGLVPGWGGTYLLPNLIGAEKALKVVIDNPMAQNRMLKGAQAYELGIADAIFDSADFLEESLAWTARVLKGEITVRRPEVDRGKAWDDAVAMARWNVEGKLHGAAPSYTRAVDLVAAAKDRTRDEGFAAEDEALADLIMSDELRAGLYAFDLTQKRAKRPAGAPDKELARKVTKVGVVGAGLMASQLALLFARRLEVPVVLTDLDQERLDKGVGYAHGEIDKLLGKGRLSPDKANRLKGLITGSLTKDAFADADFVIEAVFEEMSVKQKVFAEVEEYVSAECVLATNTSSLSVTEMASGLAHPERVVGFHFFNPVAVLPLLEIVRGERTDDAALATAFAAGRALKKSCVLVEDAPAFVVNRVLLRLLAEIVKTVDEGTPIETAERAAAPLGLPMPPFVLMGLVGPAIALHVNETLHAAFPDRFPLSDNLATMVAAGKGGVYLPDFTLDPEVVEIFSGGTSPSTEEQVLDRALAALADEIRIMLDEGVVAAPQDIDLCMILGAGWPFHLGGITPYLDRSGVAERAAGGRFLEPGVASLPS, from the coding sequence GTGAACCCCGACATCTTCAAGGACGAGGTCGTCACGCACGCGCGCGTACGCGACGTGACGCTGCCCTACGGCGCGGGCACGCTCGCGCTCATCACGCTCGACAACGGCTTCGACCACACCAAGCCCAACACGTTCGGTCCGGGCGGCCTCGCCGAGCTGAACGCCGCGCTCGACGAGGTCGCCGCCCGCGACGACATCGCGGCCGTCGGCGTCACCGGCAAGCCGTTCATCTTCGCCGTCGGCGCCGACCTCAAGGGCGTCCCGCTGATCCGGCGGCGCGAGGACGCCGCGGCCATCGGCAGGCTCGGCCACGACGTGTTCCGCCGCCTCGGCGAGATGGGCGTCCCGTCCTTCGCCTACTACAACGGCGCGGCGATGGGCGGCGGCGTCGAGATCGGCCTGCACTGCTCCTACCGGACGGTGTCGGGCGGCGTCCCGGCGTTCGCGCTGCCCGAGGCGTTCCTCGGCCTCGTGCCCGGCTGGGGCGGCACCTACCTGCTGCCGAACCTGATCGGCGCGGAGAAGGCGCTCAAGGTCGTCATCGACAACCCCATGGCCCAGAACCGGATGCTCAAGGGCGCGCAGGCCTACGAGCTGGGCATCGCCGACGCGATCTTCGACTCGGCCGACTTCCTGGAGGAGTCCCTCGCCTGGACGGCCCGGGTGCTCAAGGGCGAGATCACCGTCCGGCGCCCCGAGGTCGACAGGGGCAAGGCGTGGGACGACGCCGTCGCGATGGCCCGCTGGAACGTCGAGGGCAAGCTGCACGGCGCGGCCCCGTCCTACACGCGGGCGGTGGACCTGGTCGCCGCCGCCAAGGACCGCACCCGCGACGAGGGCTTCGCCGCCGAGGACGAGGCCCTCGCCGACCTCATCATGAGCGACGAGCTGCGGGCCGGGCTGTACGCGTTCGACCTCACCCAGAAGCGCGCGAAGCGGCCCGCCGGGGCGCCGGACAAGGAGCTCGCCCGCAAGGTCACCAAGGTCGGCGTCGTCGGCGCCGGACTGATGGCCTCGCAGCTGGCCCTGCTGTTCGCGCGGCGCCTGGAGGTACCGGTCGTGCTGACCGACCTCGACCAGGAGCGCCTGGACAAGGGCGTCGGCTACGCGCACGGCGAGATCGACAAGCTGCTGGGCAAGGGGCGGCTGTCCCCCGACAAGGCCAACCGCCTCAAGGGGCTCATCACCGGCTCGCTCACCAAGGACGCGTTCGCCGACGCCGACTTCGTCATCGAGGCCGTCTTCGAGGAGATGTCGGTCAAGCAGAAGGTGTTCGCCGAGGTCGAGGAGTACGTCTCCGCCGAGTGCGTCCTCGCGACCAACACCTCCTCGCTCTCGGTCACCGAGATGGCCTCCGGGCTCGCGCACCCCGAGCGGGTGGTCGGCTTCCACTTCTTCAACCCGGTCGCGGTGCTGCCGCTGCTGGAGATCGTCCGGGGCGAGCGGACCGACGACGCGGCCCTCGCCACCGCGTTCGCCGCGGGCAGGGCGCTGAAGAAGTCGTGCGTCCTGGTCGAGGACGCCCCGGCGTTCGTCGTCAACCGCGTCCTGCTGCGGCTGCTCGCCGAGATCGTCAAGACGGTGGACGAGGGCACGCCGATCGAGACCGCCGAGCGCGCCGCCGCCCCGCTCGGCCTGCCGATGCCGCCGTTCGTGCTGATGGGGCTGGTCGGCCCGGCGATCGCGCTGCACGTCAACGAGACCCTGCACGCGGCGTTCCCGGACCGCTTCCCGCTGTCGGACAACCTGGCGACGATGGTCGCGGCGGGCAAGGGCGGCGTGTACCTGCCGGACTTCACCCTCGACCCCGAGGTCGTGGAGATCTTCTCCGGCGGGACGAGCCCCTCCACCGAGGAGCAGGTCCTCGACCGGGCGCTCGCCGCGCTCGCCGACGAAATCCGGATCATGCTGGACGAGGGCGTCGTCGCGGCCCCGCAGGACATCGACCTGTGCATGATCCTCGGGGCCGGCTGGCCGTTCCACCTCGGCGGCATCACCCCGTACCTGGACAGGTCCGGCGTCGCCGAGCGGGCCGCGGGCGGGCGCTTCCTGGAGCCGGGGGTCGCCTCCCTGCCCTCCTGA
- a CDS encoding carbohydrate ABC transporter permease, with protein sequence MRSSGSRWARSRRWLPGLLLVSPSIVAIGLFVYGLIFWNTRVAVSGKHDEVTEYGFDKGRNFVDLWDQPSWPGAVKHALLFTAVFVVGALVLGAFLAFLMDKGIRGEASFRVIYLFPMAVSFIASGVVWRWLMNPAPPERAVGLNQLFDKLHLGALANSWWQDPDWGMAAMALPAIWQMSGYVMALYLAGFRGVPEELREAARVDGASEWKVYRYVVFPQLRPVTLSALIILGHISLKVFDLIMAIAGKQIITYVPAVAAYVEIFDRHDPANGATIATYLLVAVAVLVIPYLVWSVRSERTR encoded by the coding sequence GTGAGGTCCTCCGGTTCCAGGTGGGCCCGTAGCCGCAGGTGGCTGCCCGGGCTGCTGCTGGTCTCGCCGTCCATCGTCGCGATCGGCCTGTTCGTCTACGGGCTCATCTTCTGGAACACGCGGGTCGCGGTGAGCGGCAAGCACGACGAGGTCACCGAGTACGGGTTCGACAAGGGCAGGAACTTCGTCGACCTGTGGGACCAGCCCAGCTGGCCCGGCGCGGTGAAGCACGCGCTGCTGTTCACGGCGGTGTTCGTCGTCGGCGCCCTGGTCCTCGGCGCGTTCCTGGCCTTCCTGATGGACAAGGGCATCAGGGGCGAGGCGTCCTTCCGCGTCATCTACCTGTTCCCGATGGCGGTGTCGTTCATCGCCAGCGGCGTCGTGTGGCGCTGGCTGATGAACCCGGCGCCGCCGGAGCGCGCGGTCGGCCTCAACCAGCTGTTCGACAAGCTGCATCTCGGTGCGCTGGCGAACAGCTGGTGGCAGGACCCGGACTGGGGCATGGCGGCCATGGCGCTGCCCGCGATCTGGCAGATGTCCGGGTACGTCATGGCGCTGTACCTCGCCGGGTTCCGCGGCGTCCCCGAAGAGCTGCGGGAGGCGGCGCGGGTGGACGGCGCGTCCGAGTGGAAGGTGTACCGGTACGTGGTGTTCCCCCAGCTCCGCCCGGTGACGCTGTCCGCGCTGATCATTCTCGGGCACATCTCGCTGAAGGTGTTCGACCTGATCATGGCGATCGCGGGCAAGCAGATCATCACCTATGTGCCGGCCGTGGCCGCCTACGTCGAGATCTTCGACCGGCACGACCCGGCGAACGGCGCCACGATCGCCACCTACCTGCTGGTCGCGGTGGCCGTGCTGGTGATCCCCTATCTGGTCTGGTCGGTACGTTCGGAGCGGACGCGATGA